The Ipomoea triloba cultivar NCNSP0323 chromosome 13, ASM357664v1 genomic interval gtaaatgtaaatttgaaAATGGAAATTCAAAATCCACAAAGCGAATTCTGATGTCTGCTGCTGCTCGTGGTCTATCATTTGGAAAATTTTTGGAGCTGAGCTTCTCAAACTCCTCATTCTTCAGTGCACCATCTGGGTGTGGACATTCTTTTCACAGGGATTTTGTATTCTTCTTCGGGTATGAATGGTTGCAtctattttaaaattgcatttcCTGTTATGCAATTCCTACTTTGTATGTTGATCTCTATCAGGGCTTTGTTATTGTTTTCTATTCCTAATGACTAAGAGCATACCATTTCTGGGTTTGGCACGTTTCACTTCACTGTTAttacttctctctctctctctctctctcctccccAACCCCATTTGTGGATATATTAATATCAGAAATTCCATGTGATTTAGAGTGCTCTTTACTGGGTTTTGCATTGCTGTGTATTATTATGCCTTTCTCATGTTAGAAGGTATCTGATATCATCTGTTTAAATATGCAGATTAGGTCCAATGGTTGCCATGTTCAGATACTCACCTGTTGCTACTTATTCAGTGTCTCTACCTCCTTTGAAGCTTGAGTTTAGCAATCCCGTTAAAGGAGAGTATCTAAAGAAAGATTTTGAGAAAGTATGTTGCTTTATGAGTCTAATACAATTAAAACCTATTagcattttataatatttggcCAAAGACAGAACTCAAAAGGAATTGtattctcttatatatatatatataatgtaaatatataatgtaaatataattatattgactgagatatatttctttttcctgAAGGTACATTCAAAAGGGATTcagatgtttatggatattgaAAATTCTTTGAAGGATATATGGTCTCATTCCACTGGAAAAGAATTCAACCTTCAAGAAACTCCTAAAGAATTCATTGAAATTGAAGCAATGTTGAAGGAGGAGAGATCTCAATTTGAGGTTATGTCTTCCCTTGCTACTTTATGCAAAAGATGTtgctttttctttatttttggcATGATTAATTTGGTGTAGAGCATTATGAATGTTATAGAAGAATCTTCAATTGTCTGGATATGGTTTATGCTTTCACATGATATAGCTAGAATTAATCCCCCCATAAAATTTTATGCTTCTTAATACTATAATTATGCTTCCAGTTGGCAATATATTAGTTCATGCTTGTGTTTTACATGGCATGCTAATTAAGTTATAATGTTATATTAACATGTTCTGTTAACATATGCACAAGTGATTTGGCTAATGTGAAATTGGGAACATGTTCTGAGATGGTTCTTTGATACAACTGTCATTTGCAAAGCAGTTCTGCTGTGCTTGCATTGTACGGAGTACTTGTTAAACTAAAGGATGCTTTTCATTGATTGCCTATGGCTATAATGTCAGGTTGGTGTTCAGAATCTCAATAATGGGAATGGGGATAACATTGTGTACAAACTCCTAAGCTTGAACAGAATACGGCTGGAGCTTATGCTTGAATCATGTGTTTGGGATCGAAGGCTTCGTGCATTGCTGTCATCTGATACCAAACTGATGAGGCATAGGGATTTTAAAGTTGACAACATGGAGCATGGGCAAACTTGCCTGACACAGTATGATAAAACTGGAAGAGAAGTCAATGACATTGAAACAGACATGGAAAGAGGGAATGATGTTGCAGACAGGTGTGCTGACATTAGAATTGATGGCTCTAATGGTGATGAAATGGATGAGGCAGAAATTTCAATAGAAGGCCATACAGATGTTTCAGGAAATGCACCTTACCATGATATTAATGCGGCTGCTATTCCCATTACAGAAATTCATCTTGACAAACAAGTTGAAGGATCAATATTGCCAGATGACTCATCATCTTCTTGTGTCTTTCTTGAAGGTGGTAAGAGCCCAATTGAAATGAATGCAACTGGAAATAGTTTATCTGCACTGGACACTAATTCCCATTTTGGTGATGCAAGTCATGTAGAATACAATAGTCCTAATCAAGTGCTAACAGATAAATTAATACCGATTACTTGTGATGTGGGTTCCAACCATTTTCAAAGGCAAAAATCCTTTATTTCGATGCTGTCAACAGGTGAGGATGATAAGGGGTGGATCTGGACTCCGTTTCCAGAAATTCGACGCGAGTTTATGAAAGATCTAAAAAAAGGTAACTTGCCAAAATTTGGATCTGTCACTAGCCATGCTACAGAAACTGTTGCTTCtgcacttgttgctgaggaagCTGGAAAACTGCATATTCCTCTTGGCAGTGATGACTACATTGTGTCTGACTATGAGGATGAACTCTCAAGCATAATTGCTTGTGCATTGGCCTTTCTGAAGGATTTTGGGGATGATGATAGAAAAGACAAAGTAATGGAAACCAAGATATATGAGAGTTCTCAAGGCCTAATGCGAATATTCTCATTGTCTTCTCCACATTGGTCAGCTAGCTCTAGCTCATTAGATTCTGCTGAAGGTAGTCATTCTTCTAGTGGTCTTTTTGATGAATCTCGCTCATCAAGTTTTGATGGGTTAGATTCATTGGAATCTTCCGTTTCTACAACAGCTTTTCATTCAGAAGTTTCGATGGGTTCAGGAAAGCTCCAGGGAAAACGTAAATACACTGTTCTTTGTACCTTTGCTAGCCAGTTTCGTCAGTTGCGGGACCGATGTTGTACATCTGAGGATGATTATATTGCTTCATTAAGTCGGTGTAGGGGTTGGGATGCTAAAGGTGGGAAAAGTAAATCTTTCTTCGCTAAAACTTTAGATGACAGGTTCATCATAAAGGGAATTAAGAGGACCGAATTTGATTCATTTATGATGTTTGGTCTTGGTTATTTCCACTATATGGATCAGTGCTATGAAAAGGGGAATCAGACCTGCCTGGCAAAAATTCTTGGTGTTTATCAGGTATCTTATTAGGCTAGGCTATCATATAGTGTTTTCTCCTCTCCTTTCCTCTAGGACTTAGTTTGATTGATAATATACTTTTCCAGGTTACCATTAGGAATACAAAGAATGGAAAAGAGACAAAGCATGAGCTGATGGTGATGGAAAACCTTTCATTTGGTCGAAATATCACTCGCCAATATGACCTTAAAGGTGCTCTGCATGCTCGATTTAATTCCGCTGGCAATGGGGCGGGAGATGTGCTTCTTGACCAGAACTTTGTGAATGATATGAATGTCTCTCCTCTGTACGTCAGTAGGGAATCAAAGCGAAATCTGCAACGTGCTGTATGGAATGACACTGGTTTCCTCAATGTAAGTTCGTTTGCATTTAAAATAGCTCAAGATATATAATTAGTTATAGAATTATTATATAGTCCCCCTTAAATAGCtcaagatatatataattagttatAGAATTATTATATAGTCCGTATATGATACAGAAGAAGGGATCATATTAGAAGCTATATTATTTAAAGACACAGTACAGGTGATGGTTATGATGTATTCAACGTAAGCCTATTACTTCAATGCATATAGAGAAAGAGAACTATAAAATGGTAATCATATTAGAAGTTATATTATTTAAAGGCACGGGTGATGGTTATGATGCATTCTATGTAATCCTATTACTTTGAATCAAATGGAGAAAGAGAAGAATAAAATGATAATGAGTGGAGAGGAAAGGTAGTCTGAAATTTAGATGAAAGAAATGCTATCCCAATCGATACGAAATGCACTGAATAGAGGAATAGACACCACGTAATAGACCCCGACTAGATTTATGCAGTTgagttaagttttttttgtattgaatgAGAACTTGTATAGCATATTCACCTTGTGTGATGTGTTTCAGCTTTTCTCTAACATATATTTTGCGGTCTGTCAGCTGATCAATGTAATGGATTATTCTCTACTTGTGGGAGTGGATACTGAGCGGCGTGAACTTGTTTGTGGCATCATCGATTACCTCAGACAGTATACATGGGACAAGCAATTCGAGACCTGGGTCAAAACCTCACTTGTCGTCCCCAAGAATCAGTTGCCCACCGTAATCTCCCCCATAGAGTACAAGAAGAGATTCAGAAAGTTCATCGACACCCATTTTATAAGCGTTCCAGATCATTGGTGCTCTCGAGGACCTTCAAATCCATGCCAACTTTGTGGCACAGCAGGCAGCGTTGATTCAGCGCACAGAAGATCCCAAGATGGGAACTCTACGGAACAAGAGGAGAATGAACGCGGGGAGTCGTCTGCTCCTTAATCTGCTCTGAATGAAATCGTTTTTCAtgctttgcatttttttttttttgtttcttctggTTCAATACATCTGTACCACAGTCGGAAATGATCCGTTTGtggtgtgattgaatattgtacATAGGAAAGGAAATATAGGTATACCCAAATCTGATTCTGCGATTTTTTTAGCAAATTCATGGGGGGCTGCTTCTGGTCTGTATGTCTGGGTTCATTTAGGTCCTACGGAAGGATTCAACGTAACCttgcaaatatatattatatattttttgtggaTGCCGATCGAGAAATTGTAAAAAGCCATGCTAGCTTTCACATTTctgttataaattttttacttgATGAATGAATGAAATTTCAGTAGAAGCTTTCCTTCTGATTCTGCATTGCATTATCACAAATGATTCTTCTTTTTCTATTGTGATTATGGTTGGCTATTATCTCCAGATCTAGACTTCTCTTCTTCAAATTTGAAGACAAAGGAGAAGTTTTCCTCTTCTGTTGACACCATAAGCGGTGTTTGGTTAgatagaaaacatttttcaagtaTTTTTCTAgaaggaaaatgacattttatgtTACTTGATTGgatgaaaaatatttccttaagaATTAGGAAAGCTTTTTTCTACCTCACCCTAGGTATTTTGTATTTCATGAAAAATTAGTATGATAATTTTGCACTCACcatactttattaattactattattattattattattattattactattattattattattattattattattgtgtaagCTATATTTGTCATTATACTTGTTATTTCTTACAATTCTAAACCCTATCAAataatggaattcatattcccagtaatttcttttacaATTTACACCAACCTGGAATCCATTTTCTTGGATTTATTTTATAGCTACCAAATGAAAATAGTCATTGTTCGgagtttttcttttatttatttttaaatttcttgcCAATTTAATTAGCACTTTTTAGTaggttattacttattaaagCCCACTGAAAGTGCTAATTGTTTTTTAGATTTTGAGggatattttttgtttgatataCTTTTTGTCTCGATCTAATAATTCGaattcctattttacccttataatatactattaattatttttctttatttgtacGTAGTTTATACTTTAcagtttcaattttcaaatataatCTTTAAAGAAATGTAGCAGGAGATGAAAAAAACGCGTACAGAATGGATGAAATATATGCAACTAACCAGAAACAAACAAGAGAAGGAATCAGATCATATCGAacagaagaattgaagaagaagaaaatcataaataaagataatatataagAGGACGAACGTACCAAAGATAGATAAATGTTGGTTGAGTGCCTCAAACTATATTCCTTGCATGCATAGCTTTCACCGTAGCGGGGAATCAGAAAGCTAAGGTAAGAGATGGATGGAGTTTAGAAAAATTTTGAGGTGGGCGGGTGGAGTGGATCGGAGTTTGTTTTTGATTGTACAGTTTGAGAAAGGTATGGATGCATCAACTTTGAAGGCCGTTTTCTAAGCTTTAATTAGTGATCATGTGGAACAGAGCATCTTTCGGATCAAAAACTTGCCTTCACTTTCAATgcttatatatttatgtaaagCAAGCACTACGCATGTTGACAACCAAGGCTTTGCGCGTATTTTCAAACGCTGTGTGATGTATTTATACATACTTTACTATTCGCACTCGTTGTACGGGAAAATCTCATTCATTGATCTAATCAagatcaacaatttttttttgtttgaaaatagTCAAGATCAACAATTAAGTGCACATATTTGTAgattaaaagtgtaattttttttagaactaTTGTTCTGTACAGATCAACGACTTAGATTTATCCGCATGTTTTACCTGAATGTCTCTTCACACTTGATCTTTAGCGCGTGTATatattgttggaaaaaaaatggcataaatgacattttaagtggccattttgtggtataaatatatgtagggtccatatccgatttggatcgggtcaaactggattcgggttcttcgtaattagacgaagagatcgatatattatacgctcaaaatgaataatgggtgaatgagaaattgattatcaaagtagacccatttgagatggaatttgtgtGGAAAAAAGCTTTAAGTAagccttttgtcccacattggtttgggaagaagatttcacccactatatatacaagggtctttTATGACTTGTTAACTTGTATAGGTAATAAAGTTTTAAGGACAAAGGCAACTTGACTTGTACTTCCAACTACCCCAATTTTGCCATTTTGCCCATGTTTTTCCGAGAATTATTTccaacacatatatatagacgCTAATGTTTAAGTGAGACTATCTCTTCCCGTGAGTTCGTGAGACTGttcatgaatgcacacaatttaTTACACGAATGTACACAAACTACTCCAAGGTAGATTGTGTTCATTCATGCTAGGCAAATTGCACACAATGTAGTTTTTGTACATTCAtgtagtagattgtgtgcagTCATGGGTTTCAATCTCATGAACTCACAGAAAGAGGTggtctcatttgatcattattacTCTCTCTAGTGATGTATATAACACTAATTAATATTAGAtgttaagtttaaaaaaaaaaaaaaaaacactccgTACATATTGCTCAAACGAAAATccatttataaatttatgtagtGAGGGAAAATGAAGTTGGAAGATGAATTTGATTTGGATTTCTAGTAGTGGCCGGGATTGAGCTGTTTCTCTGCACGGGTTTCCTATTTCGATAGACTTCGTAAAGAACTACGTGATAACTATCCTTTTCAGCTTCTTTAATTTGGTTTGCATTCCTTTTAATTTACTTCTCCTCATGGTTTATTTCATGGATATTCACTATCAtttcttgtaatattttaaataatattattgtttgaaatgtatatatttaaaaattaattattaagaaaaacgagATCAAAAACAATAAATGGAAATGAAGAACATCAAAGGATATCTTCTATAAATTGTGATGATAAAACATCTAaggttataagtattatatttataagcaatgccaaagaccttgtggtcaagtggcatgaagTGACCTCTACTAAATGGAAGGTCATGTGTTCAAGTTTCAAatagagtcaatattgacttgTTGGGCTtatatactacatgtaacagggtcaatagtatacAATTCTAATGatacatttacaaaattatcCATGTACTATACTACGGGGAGTTGTACGTGTTGTTGTTTTGATCGACTCCAATATTTGTTATTTTCCAAGTTATTTCCCAATAACATATGAGATATACACAACAAATTATCCACCTTTTGCACAAATATACCCTTAAGAATAAACCCGACATCTCTAGCACAATTGTGGGTTGGGGTAGCCATGCTCATCTAACAACTAGAAACATACAACAAGTTCAAACAATGATTGAACTTGTCAGTAGTCACTATTTTCGTCAACATGTTAGATAAATTCTTACTAGTATGAACGGTCTACAACAATATCTCTCTAGAaccaacaaactctctaatctTGTGAAACCTCACATCAATATGCTTATTGCTTAGTTGTATCATGGTATACTTTATTCTTAGCCAAATAAATGACACTCTGACTATCACAAAGCAACTGAATTCCACCTTGCTCAATACCAAGTTCCTTGACGAAACCTGAAATCCATAAGATTTCTTTAACAACTTCAGCCACTGCCATGTACTCGACTTTAGTTGTAGATAATGCTACAATAGACTGAATTGATGATCTCCAACATATAGGTCCACCACATTGAGTAAAAACATACTAGTTATAGACCTTCTCTTATATAAATCTCAGTATAGTCTGAATCTACATACTTTACAAGCAAAGGTTCACTCTGATGACTACCAAAGTCAATACCATACTTTATAGAGCCTCTCAAAGCCAATCCACTTAACTGCCTCCGAATGTTTTGCCTTTCTAGTTTAGATATAAACTTGCTTACTTGAAAAAAGtactaaaaaaagtaaaaattcaaatttcatcaaaatcccagtatatatataaagaatcgAAACCAAAACATTGTGATAGGATGCATATTTGTTTGAAGTTGGTAGCAATGGTAATTGAGCCTAAAAGGTAAAATACATAAATGCTACAATAATGTTGTCACATAATCATCTTTCCAAATGTTACATATCTGCAACTAAAAAGGCTAATGAAGTTCACTGTTGAGACTTACATTACAAAACATGGAAGTTCATGAAGGAAATCAGTTCTGAGAAGCCCAAGAGTAGAGAGAATATAAACAGATGACTTGACTCAAAATTCATCTAGTATGCTCACATTCTTTGAAACAAATAGTGAGACCAAGTACAAAATATGGCATCATATCCTTAATCCAACACATATAGCAGCTGCGATCACTCCGAGCTTTCTTCTCATGTGTAGCCTTAGCGTTCTAACACAACACCTTCAAAGTTCCAGTCTCTAACGAGGTCCCTTCTGATAGCACGGCTCCGAACTAGCCTTGGGGGTCCTGTTACTACAGTACTCTGACCAGCAGGTTGAGGTGTCACCTTAGACGTTGTGACACCGCCATTTGCACAAGAGTGTGGAAGCAACGTTTTCCTGGTCAAGCAATTGGCGATGGTAGAGCATCTTCCTTCGTTGTCTGAACTTGAAACCGAGTAACTCCTGAAAGAGTGCAACGGACTTTCTACACTATGGCATACCAGGCATGCCAGACTCATCTTAGATTTTGACAAGTCTCAGAGTGCTTCTTCACTGCACAAAACATTCAAATGCTCAACGGAAAATTCCATGCCAAAATACTAACAGGTACAATCAATTCAACCATGATTTGGAGGATAAATATCTTAACAAAGTGGATCGAGATGAATACTGCAtattttaattctcttttttaACTCTGGTGATAGACAAGTCTAAACCAAGTGTGTGAAATCTTTTGATTGCTAGTACTATCGCAACCATAGAGAAGATGCATGTAATTAGATGTCATCATTATTATTCTGTTAAAGTAATGCTATACTAATATATTCTGTAAAAATTTACGAAGAAATTGACAAATATAGACGAAACAAATATTTGTAGCATTCAATATCACTGGACTCCAGTAACTCAAACCAATGCAATATGTAATACTCTGTATTCCATAAGTCCATAACACACTCAAATCCAAGGATATtaaagttattgttattgttcttATAATTATAGCATTTTCTTcccccaaaaggttgaatccccaaccctaaGGGCCCCCCACAACCCGGCCCAACAGAGCATTTGGGAGAATGTAAATCACAACGAATCTGTCCACTTTGGACATAATCCCCACACCTGCCGCTGCCGAGTTTTGAACCTTGGTCTCTTCCCCCAATTATAGCATTTTCTAATAGTAAGGAATGATGATTCAAACATCACAAGCACATAAGTTAGTGATTCCTAATTCTAAAATCTCAGCAACACTATCACCAATAGAAGCTTAGGTGACAAAAAAGTGCAAGCTCAAACCATTACCATGCCAACTTTGCACTACAAGGACAGTTGCAGGAATGACAAACTCAAGTACTCCATATTTTGCATGCATTCATATTCTGAGAATAGAATGTAATACCATCTTAAGCATCCTGAGCAAACAATGACTGTTCAAATCTGAAGCACATATTTTCATGCTCCAGTGGAATAACCTCATTTTGGAAGCAAAATACCTCTGTTTCCCTACGGAGCATACTTAAGTTGCAATTGTCTGTGGCTAACAATAGCATTGAAGTTGTGTTCCGCTCCAACATCACTTACTCCATACTATAAATAAGAACACTTGGTGCTGAATAAAATGTCATTTGAGGAAAATTTGCAATTATAAAGCAATAGCATATATGAGATATATATCACTtgtagcaaaaataaaaatacaccaACTCAGGAAAAAAACAGTCCCATGCAAATAATAACCTTAAACTTTGCATGTATGTGTATAGCAGTTGTTCTCTCACTGCTATCTACCCTCTGAAAAGTAATTTTTCTATGTTCTTTCAGATGTTAAACATTCTAGCTTACATGATGCCATCTTAGGTAAGTACAGTGTAATATCTTTAAAAGAACAATGAAAACGACGACAAAACATTTGCAACACAACTGCTATGTTGTTATGATGAAAATGTAGATTCAGTCTGCCATCCACAAGCAAATACCCAAATTAAACACGAGTAACCTATGTGCAGTAAGTAACCAAACCCCTTCCTTTCCTCAGGTGCTTATTcaacaacaattattttattacaattaaatGCTTTCAACTCTTATCTGGTCAAAATTATTGGGCAGTTTAATTGTTTAAAGCATCATGACAATTATGAGTTACTACTCATTTGGCTCATCATGTCAAGTAGTACTCGTGTTCAAAACTACAACTAGGAGCAGATCCAGAGAAACAAAAATTCAATCTCATAAAGTTAGTCTATTGTGCATGGCCTCAGTCGTTGAACTGGGATTTAATCAGttgaaaaactaattaaacaAACCATTCAGTAAAATGGTTAAACACACATTATTCTACATGACCATCCATTTTATTTACTTGACTCACCATAACCCACAATATCATCCCAGAACCAGCCATTTTTACATGAAGCCATACCCCAAATACGGATCTAAACCAGCACATGAACATAAAATTAAGACGAAATTGATTTCTATCCTAGAATTTACAAATTGCAACAAATGCTGTATTTGCaattaattgactaattaataaatcaaataaaacccTACGGCCAAATTCCCCCCCTTTGTTGTGAAATCTAGGTAAAATCGAGCTTAGACCGACTCCCCAATGCTGGGTGTGGGTTCTTTTCCGAAACAATTTACACAAGAACCAACTCAAAAGACACACAGATTTGTAGAAATTGACAAACAGATAGatcaaaactaaaaatttatcaaaaaaattgaatccAAGAGAATAGTAACCGAAAAGAAAAAGCTTCACACATTAAGATTGCATAAGATAATGATGAAGATGAAATCTTAAAAAGGGTTAGAGTGAAAGACCTTGGAGTCAAACTGGTTGGGAGCGACGGGTGATGAGTGGAGTGGGTCGCCGCTGTGGTGTGTAATTTCAACTCCGCTTGAAATAGAATCACTCCGTGTTACCTTAAATGAACTACGGAGTAATTCCGCAAAAATTTAGTTGCGTTAAAGTGAAAAGTTCTATTTTGGAGGTAAGGCAAGTTATAGGTTGAAATAATAGCAAGATTGCCAATAATGTAATGCATAATTAAGTGAAATAGGTAAATCCATTGAAGTTTatgatagagttaatttcatttttggtcctagatttatatgtggtaGTCCagttttagttcttttttaacatttatatttggtcctagtattattgtgacataactatttttggtcctccatcaacaaaacagttgtAATGTCAtcaaatacaaaggcatttcggtcttcaattacagatctttttcaaaaaaataaacataaaaatatagcgggatcaacttactttgtataaaaatgatcgaaaaatcattgtatttaacgacatttcaacaattttgttgatagaggataaaaaatggtcatgccacaataatattaggacaaaatgtgaatgttttgataaaaaggactaaaagtagaatgtcacctataaatctaggaccaaaaatggaattaactctttatgaTACggataaaaagaaaagaataatttGTGATTTAATTAGTG includes:
- the LOC116001542 gene encoding putative 1-phosphatidylinositol-3-phosphate 5-kinase FAB1D is translated as MCHYCGSKSTKSCSSMDKQENDNCKRLNGMDSVQSCQFCGEMKDKNLTSHAVASISPTISMQSSERSVSSCSEFSVDVNSDYRGYLDESSTDSSQESFNSNTRGSLYGFSLQPPSNGSNLDSSGNNRSAIVENSRVERDIDEETGIPFNVEVDSHFWLPPDPEDRDLDLEGSVANYEDDDDIEGGNGLNLVSFGEEYSGSFKFKEEKQKAMEEVMCGKFKALVAQLLRSVGVNPKGEDSDSWVDIVTALSWNAASFVKVDAAEGKAMDPDGYVKIKCVATGSRNQSQFVKGLVFKKHAAHKHMPTRYKSPRLLLIQGALGLSSNELSSLQSMQQQEKEGLKSFVEILEKYHPNVVLVEKAVSRDVQESILQKGITLVFDMKLHRLERVARCTGSPILSCDTLAAQKLRQCDSFHFEKFIEEHAISREGGRKPNKTLMFIEGCPTRLGCTILLMGSNNDELKRIKCVVRCAVVMAYHLILETSFLLDQRAMFSTISPTHLVTVSANKQDSTSVGDGAESLSNNEDTAPDIHSTTDIAISDGLHAEGNHNLKSEVDSALSLEPYNPIILSGLSSLSSSLRKVMGESFPILSSSRQSMSSYLGFDRRNVDDLAQTDVQVSNSTTVVNDVKEPKIFPDEEKAPEKEIINTSLTNHEEPLDPQNEIHEDQRNGRDDISTVLDSESILVLMSSRNASKGIMCEHSHFSHIRFYKNFDVPLGNFLQDNLLNQKLPCKTCGEPSEAHISYYAHHNKQLTIQVRHFPADWCLPGESEGKLWMWSRCGKCKFENGNSKSTKRILMSAAARGLSFGKFLELSFSNSSFFSAPSGCGHSFHRDFVFFFGLGPMVAMFRYSPVATYSVSLPPLKLEFSNPVKGEYLKKDFEKVHSKGIQMFMDIENSLKDIWSHSTGKEFNLQETPKEFIEIEAMLKEERSQFEVGVQNLNNGNGDNIVYKLLSLNRIRLELMLESCVWDRRLRALLSSDTKLMRHRDFKVDNMEHGQTCLTQYDKTGREVNDIETDMERGNDVADRCADIRIDGSNGDEMDEAEISIEGHTDVSGNAPYHDINAAAIPITEIHLDKQVEGSILPDDSSSSCVFLEGGKSPIEMNATGNSLSALDTNSHFGDASHVEYNSPNQVLTDKLIPITCDVGSNHFQRQKSFISMLSTGEDDKGWIWTPFPEIRREFMKDLKKGNLPKFGSVTSHATETVASALVAEEAGKLHIPLGSDDYIVSDYEDELSSIIACALAFLKDFGDDDRKDKVMETKIYESSQGLMRIFSLSSPHWSASSSSLDSAEGSHSSSGLFDESRSSSFDGLDSLESSVSTTAFHSEVSMGSGKLQGKRKYTVLCTFASQFRQLRDRCCTSEDDYIASLSRCRGWDAKGGKSKSFFAKTLDDRFIIKGIKRTEFDSFMMFGLGYFHYMDQCYEKGNQTCLAKILGVYQVTIRNTKNGKETKHELMVMENLSFGRNITRQYDLKGALHARFNSAGNGAGDVLLDQNFVNDMNVSPLYVSRESKRNLQRAVWNDTGFLNLINVMDYSLLVGVDTERRELVCGIIDYLRQYTWDKQFETWVKTSLVVPKNQLPTVISPIEYKKRFRKFIDTHFISVPDHWCSRGPSNPCQLCGTAGSVDSAHRRSQDGNSTEQEENERGESSAP